The Avibacterium sp. 20-132 genome segment ACATTAAACATTTCCTTATTAATTCTTGCTTTAATTTTGGTGATTTTTCTTGCCAAAGAAACCTATGGCTTAGCATTAGTGCTATTTGAGCATTCGGAAGAAGCCTCCTATTTGTTGGTCGAAAAAATTGTTGTGTATTTTTTATATTTTGAGTTTCTTGCCCTGATTGTGAAATATTTTAAAACTGACTATCATTTTCCGTTACGCTATTTTTTATATATCGGAATTACCGCAATGGTGCGATTAATTATTGTCGATCATTCTAGCCCAGTGAATACATTACTCTTTTCTGGATCGATTTTGCTAATGGTTATGGCATTATTTTTAGTCAGTTCAGATCGATTGAGAAAAAGTTAACCTATTAAGAAAAAATTTTGTGAACAAGGTCAAATTTTTCAACAAAAGTAAGAAGAATTACATTTTTTTTTGTAAAAAACTGGCGTATTCTTAGCAAACAATTTATAACGAGGATTGTTTATGTCTGATTTGCAACAATTTACTCAGCAAGATATTCAAATTATCAAGGAAGAACCGCTTTATGACGGTTTTTTTAATTTAAAGAAGGTCTATTTTAAGCATAAACTTTTTGCTGGTGGTGAAAGTGGGGTGGTAACCCGTGAATTGCTCGTAAAAGGTGCGGCCTCTGTGGTGGTCGCTTATGATCCTGATGTGGATAGTGTGGTGATGGTGGAGCAAGTACGCATAGGGGCTTATAATCCACAGCTTAGTCAATCTCCTTGGCTATTAGAACTCATTGCAGGTATGGTTGAAGAAGGTGAGTTGCCTAATGAGGTTGCTCAACGAGAAAGCCAAGAAGAAGCAGGCGTACAAGTAGAACATTTACGTGAAGTGATG includes the following:
- the psiE gene encoding phosphate-starvation-inducible protein PsiE, translating into MNEKNYFPQAISSLLQWTLNISLLILALILVIFLAKETYGLALVLFEHSEEASYLLVEKIVVYFLYFEFLALIVKYFKTDYHFPLRYFLYIGITAMVRLIIVDHSSPVNTLLFSGSILLMVMALFLVSSDRLRKS
- the nudF gene encoding ADP-ribose diphosphatase; this translates as MSDLQQFTQQDIQIIKEEPLYDGFFNLKKVYFKHKLFAGGESGVVTRELLVKGAASVVVAYDPDVDSVVMVEQVRIGAYNPQLSQSPWLLELIAGMVEEGELPNEVAQRESQEEAGVQVEHLREVMQFWDSPGGIVERIHLFVGKVDSGKAQGIHGLADENEDIRVHVIPRQTAYEWICNGKIDNGLAVTGLLWLQLNYLDLQKQWKKM